A window from Nothobranchius furzeri strain GRZ-AD chromosome 17, NfurGRZ-RIMD1, whole genome shotgun sequence encodes these proteins:
- the LOC107393594 gene encoding leucine-rich repeat transmembrane neuronal protein 4 isoform X2: MRKSRHRASMGPSVLFRWLVFTVVVPAWLLAAPSGFRERRCPQSCRCDGKIIYCESSAFRDVPNNVSVSTQGLSLRYNSLVSLRARQFAGLSQLVWLYLDHNYINAVDGQAFHGIRRLKELILSSNRVTLLKNNTFYDVPNLRNLDLSYNKLQVLQPNQFIGLRKLLSLHLRSNSLKTVPMRVFLDCRNLEFLDIGYNRLRSLTRNAFAGLLKLVELHLEHNQFSKINFAHFPRLTNLRALYLQWNRIKVLTQGLPWMWTSLQKLDLTGNELEVLDPSTFQCLPNLQTLNLDSNKLSNVSQQTVETWFSLTTISLAGNLWHCNPNICPLVSWLKAFKGNKETTLICASPKEAQGEKVTDVVETYNICTATPTPIPSTTLPLTSAFQPKLLPLPTQHVVDNKLTWNRTASPTPSEASSTVPVSDTEYVSFHKIIAGSVALFLSVAIILLVIYVSWKRYPSSLKQLQQRSAVKKRQKKARETERSFNSPLQEYYVDYKPSHSETMDMLVNGTGPYTYTISGSRECEV, from the exons ATGAGGAAAAGCAGACACCGCGCAAGTATGG GACCTTCTGTGCTGTTCAGATGGCTTGTTTTCACAGTGGTGGTGCCCGCCTGGCTTCTTGCTGCTCCAAGTGGCTTCCGGGAGCGTCGCTGCCCCCAGAGCTGTAGATGTGATGGGAAAATAATATACTGTGAATCCAGCGCCTTCCGTGATGTGCCAAACAACGTGTCTGTGAGCACACAGGGCCTGTCGCTGCGTTACAACAGCCTGGTGAGCCTCAGAGCCCGTCAGTTTGCCGGTCTGAGTCAGCTGGTTTGGCTCTACCTTGACCACAATTACATCAACGCCGTGGATGGCCAGGCTTTCCATGGCATACGGAGGCTCAAAGAACTGATTCTCAGCTCCAACAGGGTCACACTGCTTAAGAACAACACGTTCTATGATGTCCCAAATTTGCGTAATCTTGACCTGTCGTACAACAAACTGCAGGTCCTCCAGCCTAACCAGTTCATAGGTCTACGAAAGCTGCTCAGTTTACACTTGAGGTCAAACTCTTTAAAAACTGTCCCCATGCGCGTTTTCCTTGACTGTCGTAACCTGGAGTTCCTTGACATTGGCTACAACCGGCTACGGAGCCTAACACGCAACGCCTTTGCAGGACTCCTGAAGCTCGTTGAGCTTCATTTGGAACACAATCAGTTTTCAAAGATAAACTTTGCTCATTTCCCCCGCCTGACTAACCTGAGGGCGCTTTATCTGCAATGGAACCGGATCAAAGTGCTCACCCAGGGTCTGCCGTGGATGTGGACTTCTTTGCAAAAGTTGGACCTCACAGGAAACGAGCTGGAAGTGCTGGATCCCAGCACATTTCAGTGCCTGCCCAATCTCCAGACTCTGAACCTGGACTCCAACAAACTCAGCAATGTCTCCCAGCAGACGGTGGAGACTTGGTTCTCCCTCACCACCATCAGTCTGGCTGGTAATTTGTGGCACTGCAACCCCAACATATGTCCACTGGTGTCCTGGCTCAAAGCCTTCAAGGGTAACAAGGAGACAACTTTGATTTGTGCAAGTCCTAAGGAGGCACAAGGAGAAAAAGTCACAGATGTGGTGGAGACTTATAACATCTGTACAGCAACGCCGACTCCTATCCCCTCAACGACATTACCCCTCACTTCAGCATTCCAGCCTAAACTGCTGCCTCTGCCCACGCAGCACGTGGTGGATAACAAGCTGACCTGGAACAGGACAGCTTCTCCCACTCCTTCTGAGGCCTCGTCCACCGTACCCGTTTCGGACACAGAGTATGTGTCCTTCCACAAGATCATTGCTGGCAGCGTGGCCCTCTTCTTGTCTGTGGCCATCATTCTGCTGGTTATTTATGTCTCATGGAAACGCTATCCCAGCAGTCTCAAACAGCTCCAGCAGCGCTCAGCGGTCAAAAAGCGTCAGAAAAAGGCACGGGAGACTGAGCGCTCATTTAACTCGCCACTGCAAGAGTACTATGTGGACTACAAGCCTTCACACTCAGAGACTATGGATATGCTGGTTAATGGGACAGGACCTTACACATACACCATCTCAGGCTCCAGGGAATGTGAGGTATGA